The sequence ATACGTAGATCGACATTAACCGCTTCCATACGAGCGACCGTCTGATCGCCGTTATGATACATCTGCTGTTCTAACTGTTTAACCATCTGCTGTAAATACCACGTATGAAAACATTCGCGTAGATCGTCTTTATAATGTTTGACGACCGTTAAATCGATCGGTTGTAGTTTATCGGCGACCTGCGACGGTACGAACACGACGTAGATCGCGTGCTGTCGTAGTCGTTCTAACAGACCGTCGCCGCGGAACGGTTTATTAACGTCGAACACGGCCAGCGACGGATGATCGGGAACTAACCCCTGAACGTATCGTTGGTGTCGTACGTACGGTACGATCACGTTATCTACGAACTGATACAACGTCGTCTCGTCGGCTTCGTGATTCTCAGAGTGCGTTATATGCCAACCGTTCGGGAAGTTCACGTTCGGGTGACACTTATCGGTTTTACCGCCGTAGATCACCTGCGGCGGTAACAAACACCCGGACATCGTTACGGCTAACATCACCGATATCTGACGTTTATCCTCGTGGTTGCTGTGATTGACGATAATCGGGGCAGAGTTGGCGTCGTTTTGAGGAACGGTCCAGTCGTTTCCCGGTACGAGATTCAGAGGAATCATATCCCAGTTTATAACGAGCGTTTCCGGGATGTTATTCTCTTGCATACACGACCGGACGCCGACGATAAACGACGTTCGCACCGCCTCGAAATCCTCCGGTAATTGTTTCGCCGGTTTTTTCTTGTTATCCTTCGCGCCGCGGTGTTTCACGAACCCCATACGCTGCAGGAACGACTTCGCCCACGACATCGTCACGTTTATCGGTCCGCCGTATTGCGATAAACTCGTCTTATCGAACTTCGTGATGATTCCCTCGGCGGCGGCCATGACGGTACGAGCGTTCACGACGCCTCCGCTCGCGTGCGTCTTCTTCACCCATTCCTGAACCATCACGTCGTAGTTGCCAAGTCGAAGCGGTTGACCTCGTTGCCCCTTCGGTAGCGTGTTCACGTCCGTACTGTCTTTAGCTTTAGCCACCAGTCTCAGATACGTTGATTTCATGTGTCTCACCGTGCTATCGCTGATAGTTTTACCCAATTCGCGGCTGTATATTTTCACCGTTCGCGGTATGCCGACGTCCAGAGCCGATTTCGCGATCTTCGCTCTCAGCTCGTCCGAGTAATAATTGTACTCTCCTCGTTTACGCTTGGCGCCGCTGGTTTCTAAAGCTCGTTTCACGCTGTCGTTCGCCGCTTGCATCATCGTATCTGAATCGATATCGACTGATTTATCCGCTTCCTCCGACGCTTGTTTCTTCGGTTCATCGAAAGACGAACTCAGTTCCTCGTCTAACTCGGCCTGACGAGCCGCAGCTTGCTCCCGGCGAGCGCTCTGACGCGTTTTCTGTCTCGTTCGACCTGCAATGAAAagactttttattttcaattctgatATGATATCTTACATATTTCTGCTCCGTTCATAAAGGAATCAGGACTCCGAGCCTTGCGCAACAATGACTCGGTTACACAGTCGGATGTATAGGTGAGAATTTAATCGACTTTAATTTTTTATCCACTTTGAAACTGAGTTCAGGTACAGTGAAAGCCTTCTAAAATGCAACTGTTGAGACCGATGAAAAACATGGTGTTATAACCAATTTGGCTTTAGAAAGAATTGGCATTTACATTGAATTTGAGTGAGATTGAGTAAATTCATTCCCTGAAAATGTTGGTATTTAAAAGGGTGACGTTGTAACGGACTTTGACTGTGTATCGAGTATAATTAAGTAAGTCAAAATTTCTTATAAAACATCATTATATGAAATGTTCATTCCCCATTGGGGACGTTGAGAGCACACAAAACATGGCTAGAAGAGGCCTAGGATAGGTATAAATCTGAGAGTGACCTGAACGAGGATTTGAATGACGCTGAATGCACATACCTGTACGAAACAGCTTTTAGTCTTCATCACTTTATGTTTCCCCCACCAGGTGGACGCACGCTTCTCGAGATTGATTGACTACATATTTTCTCATTAATTTGCGACTCCTTTCAAAAGAACATTTTTCAACGGAACTCAAACCCGAAATAATACGccggtcatttttttcttgttttaatttggaaattcacaaaatacaacatacaaaatacagagggttttttcgtttcaaaattcatgatttttcatattaGATCTTGTCAGAACTACCGGTAAATATTCACATGCCAAAACTTATTTTAGGGAGGTGATGAAATCCAGACAACCAGCCATGTCTGCACtccacattttcaaaataatgatgTTTTAGAAGGACTATTACAACAATCAGTTAATATATTATACCACACAGGGAGGAGTAGGAAGGAGGAAAGAGGGAGCCGGGAGGGTACAGTTCCAGTTAAGAAATATTAGAAGGCATCTAAAAGAAAAGGTTATTTCTCGAATGAAGCATAAGAAAGATTTTCCAAGAGAATAAATAAGTTTGTAGGTCCTTGAAATGGAAGGCAGGGAAATACACTTTAAGTCCATCCACCTTGGAGTTATAGTGAAGAGTGAATATTCTACCTCTAGTTCTACGCCGAGCGGCTGAAGGTCTATCATCATCCTGCGAATGTCCCGGGGAACCCATCGTATCAAACGCTTGTGGATTCTCAACGAGGCGATAATCGCGACACGCGATCGTATGCTCTTCTTTAGGCTTCGATTGAAATTCTTGAACTAGAAAATTCACgtaataaaaatattgattgtaTCTTCTCATCAATGTAGTCTAACTGATGTGAAAATGTAATCTATCTTTAGGGAGGAATGAGTGAAATTATTACTTTTGTTTTCCATGAGGTCATTAAGACAATCAGGTAAGGCAACACCTTGTGTATTGAGGAATCGGAATTCAGCGTGATAAACAGGCATCCCGTTATCATCAGCCACCTACAAACAATCAATTACAGTCTGTTAATACACTTTCAATCCAATAACTTAATAAAAACCCTCCACATTGTCGGGAATGAAAAATGGAGTTCTGTTTTAACCATTCATTCAAATCGAAAAAATGTTGAACCAGCTCGAAATTAAATTGTCATTACTCCGAaataaaatactaaattaatACCTTTGAGAGAATTTTACATtgaagtaatttatttttgacGAGGTCATTGAATTCCCAGCGAATTTGTCGATCGAGGTCTTCTTTAGATGTCTCACTCAACGAACAGCAAAACGcctttaaaaaatatttaacgaTTTGATCAAAACTCATAAATAAACCatgaaaagatgaaaatagagatTTGATTTTTGTGGTAATCAATACTGACCTGATACGGTAAATTAGACACGATAtcatctctgaacggaaacacTTTATCCAGTGGAATTTCGGCGTTGTTTCCGAAATCTAAAAACCTCACAAGAGCCAAACTCTACAACAAAGAAATATATACCAGAgatttcatctagattttaACCCAGTAGATCATCAGGGTAGCCACTTTAATTTAACTTGCTTATTCCCTGACTATTCACTGACATGCTAAGTTTTTCCCTGACCTGATCTGCCCAGATCCAATCCactaacacagtcaaatatgtaagacatagatggaaactatttgatttttcacGCAATCtagcaatttcatcaaatttccctgacttatTGCTTTTTTACAATTTCCCAAACTTTttttaagaaatgaaatttttccgTGATTTCCAGGTAACTCGACGTACCTTCTCCTGAGAGACTTTACAAACGAGGCCGCGGTACCAACGTTTATCTTTCTCGTTCTGCGCAAAACACAATGAATCGATTTCAGGAACTTTAGACGAGTCGCCGTAAGAAATCCAATCACTACTCGTTAACCACGAACACCTAACGAATAACAATTTCAGTTATAAATACCAGTAGCataatagaacgataaccacactcaaacgtggtgaacggataataagataaaaacccactatctacagattaaaagaatttaaaaagaagaaatttattaattcgaacaatctaaaagaaatatatattagatatattttagattgtttgaattaataaatttcttgtttttaaattcttttaatttgtagatagtgggtttttatcttaataCCAGTAGCCTTTTTATTAAAAACACGATGAAAGCTACATATCACACACACTTCATAATTAATCATTGATAACACGTATTGAAATGTAAACTCACCTGATTTCATAATTCACGTGTAAAAGTCCTGTATAGATTTCTTTCTCTAATTCGGGATGAACCCAGAAATAACCGTTCGGGTTCATCAAATTAGCAACTTGAACCGTGTACGTTTCGCctagaaatatataattacaATCAGAATACACAATACAATAGGATTCATTCATCATTGTGAGGTAAAACTTTATAAACTTACCCACTGTGACTTCGATAAGACCGTTCTTATTGATCTTACGTGGAATTTCATCTTTCGGCGCattcatttttactttcatttcAGGTATTGCTTCTTCGATTTGACCGAATTCCAGTTCGAATGACATGTCTAACTCGGGGAAAGCTTGCTTGTCACAAGAGAATTCAAGTGGATTCAGCTATAAGAAATTCAAATCCTATCAAACCTGAAACTGTGCAGCTTAAATCTAACTATCAAGAATTGGAGAGCTGAGTGGTTTATTTACCTTTCCATCCAAGTCTTGCATCCCCTTCTGAAATTCCTCTTCATCGACAACTTCTACTAACGATGCAAGTTTGTCACGaacctgaaaaataatatAGCAAGTgatatttcattagaaaacAGAGCTAGGTTTTTGTCTTTCACatcaatatttcactgagttgagaatcaagGAAGATCAGTAGTAGTACTGTATCTAACAGGATGATGATGGTTTATGTTACCTGTTCCATTTGCAGTATGTGTGATTTCTGACTTTGTTTTTGTTCCAGGATCCACGACTGTTTTTTTCCACTCAACTCTTTCAATTCGCTGATTATAGCTTTACCCTGATTACGTAACATCACTGTCAGCGCTTGCACTTTATCTTTCACTTCTTGTTCATAAATCGACATCCTATAAAACAACaacattgatgaaaaattcaacatctaaggctaaaaaaaattgataccttgtttctccgctctgctgagcttaaatgttgatccggccggccgcctatctaccctatacattacttttttttaaatcggggGATCATTtgtaccataacagacccggccgctatagaaatgaactgtttacaaattttatcatattttacaaaaatgacccggccgctgcggagaaacaaggtatcatttttgtttagccaaAATCCCATcagcagagagagagaaatTGTGTTTCTCTGAAGATCATTTAAGTCAAGTTCAGTGTCTTTCAGGGGTCATTTTCATGAAGAAActcaaaatgatgaaataaaagttaCCTTTCCACTAAATCATGTTCAGCTTTGTCCAACTCCTGGAATTTCCGTTTCACGATAGTTTCGTTTCTGAAAATGAgcgaaattgatgaaaatttctGACGCACTAAAATAGCAAATATCAGAGAAAGGAAAATTTGAGGCTTACTTCATAAACGCTTCCAATGTTTCTTGTACATTTTGACGtttctgaaatattaaaaaagtCCTAATTTCAAATCCAAGTATAAACTAAGCAGAAATAAACGAACCATAAATTAAAACGTTTTACGGAATTTGcttcaaattttgatattaataattttctTTCACAAAGCGACTTACTTTCGACGCCAATGTGACAACTTGATGGTCGCGACATTTCCCGCGATGAATAGAAGAGTTACATTCAACACATAACTTATACGCTGGAAGAATaacataaatatttcattcccAAAGAAAGAAGCAAAAAGAACAAAAAAGGGAAAGGCCAGGGCTCAACAGAAAATACACGTGCTGTTATTATATCAACAGCAGGACCACTTAACAACAGCATCATTACTTTAAATTTAGAACCATAGATTGAATTGGTTCattatttgagaaatttaattttcagCGATGAAGGAATGACAAATATAAGCGGCGAGTGAAATAAAGAAGAAAGGACAAAAAATACAGGCCACACCCAAAAATACATTTAGCTAACCCCTGGGAATAATACAGCATTTACAAGTGTTGTTTATCTATTTTGACGGTTCAAAATATAACGCTTTAACTTGGACGAAACAAAAGCGTTAAATAATCATCCGACGAATTCAGTGAAATTCACAAATATATCTTGAAACGGCAGAAATTCCTTTTATTTCTGCGAAAATCGACGAATAAAAAGCGTCGAATTTATCGTTAATTAACGCGTTAATTAAACACTAACCTCCTTCACCGATACAATCAGGGCATTCAAACGATATCGGCTGTTTTTCACAACACTCGCACAACATCCTCACGGCGGCTACGGCTCCGAATTCGGCTAATTTTAAACGTGAAAATCGTCAAAACAACATTATTTTCCACGCGTGAATCCAAGATGGAGTCGTCAACGCGCGCGACTAAATTCCGAACTCACAACTGGCTCAGCGGTGGGAAACTTTACAAGAAAAACAACGTATAACTCATTTAAAACATAGCATACAAAGTGATTCTGTGTGTGATTAAACATTTAAGATTGAATTCAAAGTGCTCGCAATTGTGTAAATACAGTTTTGTTTGACGTCAAATCTAATCTcttttcgtaatttcgttttgTTTCTAGAACGGGCACCAATGCTTCGGCTCAGTAACATTCTGACCTAGCGTTGATTGAAAACCCATCGGATGGCTCAGTGAGTGGAAACATTCTTAAAtccaaatatttttctttgattgatttttaacatttttctgtcttttataaaatcaaaaataaacccAATAAATAGATTCAGATAAATATAGTATTCTTGTTCAAAATGACGATAAATAGCGTTAACTTTTTCATGAGCTTGTTAGGAGGTTATGATTAGGGTTTGATCGGAGGGCACTGACAGTGCACGGACTCTTGGCCCAGCGGCGCTCAAACAAGCATCCAGCTGAAAACTGTTACTGATACGACGGTCAATATTTTACTGTCGTTGAAACGTTTTTATGACTAAATTAcactttttctttattaataatATGTAAATGATGAAATGAGTTATCTAAGTAAGTCTTAGTCAACTTTCTTCACGCAATCAATGAGAGAAATCACCTCTCTGCGTTTCATGTAGTCGTTTTAATGTTCTATGTTAGTAAACATGGCGGACAGTGACGAGGAAATCGGATCTATTTCTCCAACAACTCCTGACAGTAATTGCGCCCATAGCGGCCCCAGGATTGTGACAATATCTAAAACTGAAACAGGGTTTGGTTTTAATGTTCGGGGTCAGGTTAGTGAAGGTGGACAGTTAAAGAGTATTAACGGAGAGCTGTATGCACCTTTACAACATGTAAGTGCCGTTTTGGAGGGTGGTGCTGCAGAACGAGCAGGAATTATGAAAGGAGATAGAATATTAGAAGTGTAAGTTCAGTTTGCATAGTTGTCAAATGTGTTTAGACTGTAGATTCCAGATAATTAAGATGTGCTTATTAAAATGAGACTTAAATCTGATACAGCAACACCTGAACCTACCTAGGCTAACCAGCTAATTCTGATTGGATTGATTATTGTGGTTTTGATTTTAGGAATGGTGTAAATGTCGAAGGTGCTACTCATAAACAGGTTGTGGATTTGATTAAATCTGGTGGTGATGCATTAACATTGACTGGTGCGTAAACATATTTCCAGTTGATGAAGATTAAAAGATGCTTTTCATAATCAACAGTTATAGAAGTGTTTGTCTAATATTGTGATATGTTCTGTTTTCCTACTATAGTGATTTCAGTTCCGAGGCAAATAGCAGAGAAGTTAGAACCCAGCGACGACTCATCGGGACCGTCACTTATTGATTATTCTGAGAAAAGAACTTTACCGATATCAATACCAGATTATCAAGCATTAGAGAAAAACGGTGAAAGATTTGTGGTAAGAAAAATAGACTCTGGGTATTAAAGGATTAAACAGTAATATACTGCTGGTATGAAATGGTTAAACAATGGGCTAATAGACTCTGGGTATGAAATGGTTAAACAATGGGCTAATAGACTCTGggtatgaaatatttaaacaatGGGCTAATAGACTCTGGGTATGAAAAGGTTTAACAATGGGCTAATAGACTCTGGGTATGAAATGGTTAAACAATGGGCTAATTGACTCTGGGTATGAAAAGGTTTAACAATGGGCTAATAGACTCTGGGTATGATAAGTGTAAAATCTTCGATCTCCAGTTTGGTGTATAAGTTAGAACTCTACAAGTATTCAATCATCTTATTATTCAATCAGtgatttgttgattattttcaggtttataatatttatatggCTGGACGTCATTTATGCTCAAGACGGTACAGTGAATTCGCGGAATTGCATCGGCAacttaaaaaagaattttcagACTTCAATTTTCCGAAGATACCGGGGAAATGGCCCTTCCAATTGTCCGAACAGCAATTAGACGCTCGGCGGAGAGGTTTAGAACAGTATTTAGAAAAAGGTTTGTGCGAATAACTCTTAATTCCTCTACTGGTCTATCTGGTATTCGTTCAgttcagtaaaattaaaattcgaTTTCCATTTGGtattgttatttcaaatatcgcCTAGTCCTGCACTGCTCTATTCGATAATCCAACTTATCCgataaaattttgacttcataTCCCTTTATTCGGCGTCTCAACCATAAAGAATCTTCACTTACAATACTTTGTTATGTTCTAATATCGATCTGTTTGGGGGAATATTAGGCCCTATGTTACTGCTACTGCATACTCATGACCTAAATTGACCATTACGCAAAAGTGTCGCAGAATTTAAGAGAAACATGAAATGTCAAGTTAATTGTGAAGGGCTTGTGTCTGGTATATTATATAAGGAATCATCGTTACGGTCTgattatatgaaatacaagaaATTAGCAATGCAATATAGAATGCCATTAGActcaataattcaatatttttatccACTGATTTTTGTGGTTCTTCAAACCGGTAACCCCCTTGTTCGGTATTCCACTGGTTTAAACAGGGTCTACCTATTATGAAACTAATCTCGGCGATATTGTCGTGATATTTTTTCCAGTTTGTGCAGTTCGAGTAATAGCCGAGAGTGATGTAGTACAAGAATTCCTATCAGCGTCCGACGATGATTCTGTATGTTTACTCGAAATTAACCgcattatttgaaaaatctttctTTGCGATCACGATTATGATTCATTCATGTTTGCGAATGATGTTTTTAGAATTGTAATACGACCAGTGAGGTGGAGCTGAAAGTTTTACTGCCCGATCGAAATATACTTACAGTCACAATCAAACGCAATCATAACACTGAGCAGGTCTTTGATGTAAGTTTCTGGATCAATATCATCGCTGTTGACTGTGATTAATTGGTTATTGACACATTTCAACTCTGCCTAATTCAATCAAGTATAAGGTTAAAAAATGCTATCGCAGTTAAGTAGGTTAAGAATATCTAGCCTTTAATCAGAGCTTTCATTTGTAATTGATAGCAGCTATGTGTACTGTACTGTGTTGTTTAGGATGATGTTAATCTCGTagattattgattttctgtcAGTGAATTCCCCTGGGTTCATTCCGAGGATATGATTTACTGGCATTGATTTCTAGTTATTTGTTTGCTGAAATGGATGTTGAGATtattaatctttctattttctgtgttgtttttctaatttagGTTGTGGTACAAAGACTTGGTCTCACCGATGacatttctatcaattttgcgctatttgaaattgaagaatacaACTTCGGTAAGTGAAAAGAAATCCCTAGTTTGCATAGATCGAGAGGAAATATATTAACGTTTAGTCCCAAATTGATTGAATACTATCTGTCGTAAGATCTTCTCGTTTGTATTCAAACCTGTCCAAAGTTCTAGTCAAATTGGCTTTTTGGACAATCATTATGGTGTCTGCTTCTGTAATGTCACATCCAGcttttccaaatgatgacttatgATTAGTAATCTGGAGATATACAAATCGGTACTGGGAAATAGTGACGACTTAATAAAGTGAaaaattatccaaatgatgacatAACTGAGTTTGTAACGAGCATCAAATGAAGATTTAGATTATATGTAATAGTTCTTGTAATGATCGggtaaatttgtttttttcacaGAACGAAAATTACAACCAAACGAAACTCCACACAATTTATACATTCAGAATTACAGCACGGCTACTGCGACATGTATCATGCTGCGTAAATGGATATTTTCAGTCACTCGGGAATCGCAAACTTTGTATAAAAATGAACTGGCGTTGAATTTCCTATTCTGGCAGGTTTGTATCGGGATTTCGTCTTTTACTGCAGCACTATATATGTATCACGGATTACGAGTGAAAATGTGCGTTAATGTCAATGTTTGTATTCAGGCGACTGATGATGTGAGCCGAGGACAAATCAAACCTGGAGAAAAATTGTACGAGCTTAAAAGTTTACAGGATTCCGGTAAAAAACTAGAGGTACGTCTGAAACAATTCTTAACTTCTGATTTATGAAGAAACTGAATGCAGAACTACAGCTGAGTTATCAGTGAAACACTGAATGCAGCTCTACTGTTCAGCAACTTCATAAACAACTTGTAATTGGTTTTATTAATAGCCTTTGTTTAAACTATGCATCAATCATTTCGCGTGgagaagttaagcaacgtgaGTTTGAATAGCAGGTTATTGTATTtggtaaatgttttatttgcaGTATTTAAAAGCTCTACGGCACATTGAGGGATACGGTGAAATAACATTTCCGCATTGCGCGTGTGATTCGAGAAAAGACGGCCACGTTATAGCTACAGTATCATACAAAAACTTCAGACTACAAGCGTGTAAAGAGGATGGAACTCCTGAggtatatcatcatcaaagtTGAAAGTCTAACGTTTACTGCGTATCCCAAGCAAATTATTTTGTATTGTACTACTCCAATACATGTAATGACCCATCATAGATATCCGATAGCTCCAGAATTCAATTGCTGGCTAGCAGAGATTATCTATTGGTCCTGCGTTATCTGAGGCAAACATATTCTAGCTTTTCTACAAATCAGGAAATCCGAGATTGCAAATTCCCTGCTGGGAGAATCAAGGAATAATTATCCCTAGCAGACTTAAGCTAAAACCTGCTGTATAATGGATATTGACTGTGGTCTATCTCTCGAGAAAGAGAGTCGTGGAgttgctgaaatatttcttcgttttgatatgattttataGTCACAAGTGATTGAGTTTTTATGGGATGATGTAAAACAGTACGACGTCGACGATGAAGGAATTTCGTTTAATTTCGAATACGCGCGTGAAGGAAAGAAACCAAGATGGGTGAAAATATATTCGCCTTACGTAAGTGATGAAATATAAAGTAAATTTTGcacgattttcattttctccgAATATAAAGTTGAGAAGTATCAATAAATGTGGAGTCAGGTCGCACTACTACAGACAGGTTTCACTTCACTAGCGTGTAGTATATCTTCATTTGGTAAGTTGAGTCTTGAAGCTACTGGTAACAAAAGTTTGGGATTTCTGATAAGATCAGTTACCTCCCTGGTATACTAGTGCTATCTGTCTTGATGTACcccataaattcagaactccACGTATTAAGACAACTTTACAGAGAGAGGTTTTTGTATATTACAGTATAATTTCCTGATGGATTGCTTTGAGCGTGTTATGACAGAAATAACGTGGGAAGAACAGGTAATTTACACTATCTGTTGGCctatatcaaaaattcataaacacTGAAGTTTTGccttaaatcaatatttgttAACTGAGCTCAGTTACAGTTATATACCGGTATGGATAGAacaataaccacactcaaatgtggtgaacggataataagataaaatcccactatttacagattaaaagaatttaaaaacaagaatttatttattaaatctaaaatatttaaaagacacgacgtttcgacgttttaatctgtaaatagtgggattttatcttattaccGGTATGGATGATTTCATTTACAGAGTCGGCTTCCTAGTAATACAAATGTCACCATACACTCCACTGATGTTGCTGCAAAGGTAAATACAAAATTTTCCGTTATCGAGAACATTTTCCTGACTCAGTCTTTTAAACAATTAATGTACTGGGGAATGAAATGACACTTTCAATCCTGGCTATGGTAGAAATTCTTGCTCGAATAACTTAGAATCCTTTACCTTAAACATTGATAAAAGATAAATGATACCCATTATTACGTGTTAGTTTTTGTACAGTTTGGTTGATGATTCCCTGTCCCCAGTGATAAACACATCTCTGCAGAACCTCAGTATTTCAATTGATCTTTGTTCCTGTATTtagataatagaaaataacacATTTATCAGTACTCGGTGTATGTATTCACTTCCAGTAAATCAATCTCCCATACATGTGCGGtgtgtattgatgtattgaTTGTATATTAAGGAAGCTGTGTTAATTATCTCTCGACACAGACGACTAACCATTAAACTGATTTGTGCGGCGCACTTACTACCGACAAACCTGATTGACCCAGCAGTGACTTACTAGTT is a genomic window of Tubulanus polymorphus chromosome 5, tnTubPoly1.2, whole genome shotgun sequence containing:
- the LOC141905998 gene encoding sorting nexin-27-like isoform X2: MSYLINMADSDEEIGSISPTTPDSNCAHSGPRIVTISKTETGFGFNVRGQVSEGGQLKSINGELYAPLQHVSAVLEGGAAERAGIMKGDRILEVNGVNVEGATHKQVVDLIKSGGDALTLTVISVPRQIAEKLEPSDDSSGPSLIDYSEKRTLPISIPDYQALEKNGERFVVYNIYMAGRHLCSRRYSEFAELHRQLKKEFSDFNFPKIPGKWPFQLSEQQLDARRRGLEQYLEKVCAVRVIAESDVVQEFLSASDDDSNCNTTSEVELKVLLPDRNILTVTIKRNHNTEQVFDVVVQRLGLTDDISINFALFEIEEYNFERKLQPNETPHNLYIQNYSTATATCIMLRKWIFSVTRESQTLYKNELALNFLFWQATDDVSRGQIKPGEKLYELKSLQDSGKKLEYLKALRHIEGYGEGKKPRWVKIYSPYYNFLMDCFERVMTEITWEEQSRLPSNTNVTIHSTDVAAKNKNLVVNNAQVENIGDLDL
- the LOC141905998 gene encoding sorting nexin-27-like isoform X1; the encoded protein is MSYLINMADSDEEIGSISPTTPDSNCAHSGPRIVTISKTETGFGFNVRGQVSEGGQLKSINGELYAPLQHVSAVLEGGAAERAGIMKGDRILEVNGVNVEGATHKQVVDLIKSGGDALTLTVISVPRQIAEKLEPSDDSSGPSLIDYSEKRTLPISIPDYQALEKNGERFVVYNIYMAGRHLCSRRYSEFAELHRQLKKEFSDFNFPKIPGKWPFQLSEQQLDARRRGLEQYLEKVCAVRVIAESDVVQEFLSASDDDSNCNTTSEVELKVLLPDRNILTVTIKRNHNTEQVFDVVVQRLGLTDDISINFALFEIEEYNFERKLQPNETPHNLYIQNYSTATATCIMLRKWIFSVTRESQTLYKNELALNFLFWQATDDVSRGQIKPGEKLYELKSLQDSGKKLEYLKALRHIEGYGEITFPHCACDSRKDGHVIATVSYKNFRLQACKEDGTPESQVIEFLWDDVKQYDVDDEGISFNFEYAREGKKPRWVKIYSPYYNFLMDCFERVMTEITWEEQSRLPSNTNVTIHSTDVAAKNKNLVVNNAQVENIGDLDL